One Nicotiana sylvestris chromosome 12, ASM39365v2, whole genome shotgun sequence genomic window carries:
- the LOC104238216 gene encoding uncharacterized protein, translating to MKNLLLRHVMFGKHHIEAKNIDNSLLPSTQLKNAREVKIEDIKDDSFDNKEDTYFKFNTRIKDIMNKDEPWYSSCKKCYKKVDVINNIAKCHHCGVENVDYQERKKNPNFIANWR from the exons ATGAAAAATCTGTTGTTGCGGCATGTGATGTTTGGAAAACATCATATAGAG GCAAAAAACATAGATAATAGTTTATTGCCAAGTACACAACTGAAAAATGCTCGGGAAGTAAAGATTGAGGACATCAAAGATGATTCATTTGACAATAAAGAG GATACATATTTTAAATTTAATACAAGAATAAAAGATATAATGAATAAAGACGAACCATGGTATTCTTCTTGCAAGAAATGTTACAAGAAAGTGGACGTTATAAATAATATTGCAAAATGTCATCATTGTGGCGTCGAGAATGTTGATTACCAGGAAAG AAAGAAGAATCCAAATTTTATCGCAAATTGGcgttga